Proteins encoded by one window of Homoserinimonas aerilata:
- a CDS encoding type IV toxin-antitoxin system AbiEi family antitoxin domain-containing protein, which produces MHTHSHSRGGILLTSEILRLGEQPRQVQRLQRAGSLQRLRRGVFVDAEKWVGATPRSKYLLRLRAVAATRIREPVFSHASAAAIHGLPLLHRQMLAAHISSDPVGRSRNGVIRHRSLPGRTAELIDGLWCTSLADTLADLALTSDLAAFVVPADHALHRVARDALLPGEWAVVESTAAGDAARAFSERVRESILATGRTRGLHQALRSLAFATHLADSPGESVSRCTIHLLGFPAPELQHPFHDEDGFIGWSDFWWPGQQVAGESDGEGKYLDPAILQGRTTERALVDEKWREDRIRNTGARVVRWDWATARDPKKLHARLFAAGLRLESRGRA; this is translated from the coding sequence ATGCACACACATTCCCACTCGCGCGGCGGCATCCTCCTGACGAGCGAGATCCTGCGCCTCGGTGAACAGCCCAGGCAGGTGCAACGGCTGCAGCGGGCCGGGAGCCTGCAGCGACTGAGGCGCGGAGTCTTCGTGGATGCCGAGAAGTGGGTCGGTGCCACACCGCGGTCGAAATACCTGCTGCGGCTGCGCGCCGTCGCGGCAACCCGCATCCGCGAACCCGTCTTCAGCCACGCCTCGGCAGCCGCCATTCATGGCCTCCCATTGCTCCACAGACAGATGCTCGCAGCCCACATCAGCTCGGATCCGGTCGGGCGGTCACGTAACGGCGTGATCCGGCACAGATCTCTGCCCGGGCGCACTGCCGAGCTCATCGACGGCCTCTGGTGCACCTCGCTCGCCGACACGCTGGCGGACCTCGCGCTCACATCCGATCTCGCCGCCTTCGTCGTGCCCGCCGACCATGCCCTGCACCGTGTCGCGCGTGACGCGCTGCTCCCAGGCGAGTGGGCCGTCGTGGAGTCAACGGCTGCGGGTGATGCCGCACGCGCGTTCTCCGAGCGCGTACGGGAGTCGATCCTCGCAACGGGTCGAACGCGCGGCCTTCATCAGGCGCTCCGTTCCCTCGCGTTCGCGACGCATCTCGCCGACTCCCCCGGCGAATCGGTCAGCCGGTGCACCATCCACCTGCTCGGGTTCCCTGCGCCGGAACTGCAGCATCCGTTCCATGACGAGGACGGCTTCATCGGCTGGAGCGACTTCTGGTGGCCCGGGCAGCAGGTCGCGGGCGAGTCCGACGGAGAGGGGAAGTATCTTGACCCAGCGATCCTCCAGGGTCGCACGACGGAGCGGGCTCTGGTCGATGAGAAGTGGCGGGAGGATCGCATCCGCAACACCGGCGCCAGGGTCGTCCGCTGGGATTGGGCGACCGCCCGCGACCCGAAGAAGCTCCACGCCAGGCTGTTCGCCGCCGGGCTGCGGTTGGAGAGCCGCGGGCGCGCCTGA
- a CDS encoding NADH:flavin oxidoreductase/NADH oxidase, which translates to MTASSTPALFSPLSIRSTVFRNRIWAAPMCQYAVDLEDGVPTDWHLVHLGSIARGGAGLVMTEATGVSPEGRISAEDTGIYTDEQRDVWARIVDFIHSQGAAAGIQLAHAGRKASVFREWGDQDGTRPVSEGGWQTLAPSAIAFDGYDTPVALDSAGIDGVVDDFVSAAHRSVEAGFDVIEVHAAHGYLLHQFLSPLSNLRDDEYGGSLENRARLLLRVVTAVRAAIGEEKVLFVRFSGTDWVEGAWDVEQTTTVARWASEAGADLFDISTGGVVDGVKISVGPGYQVPFAEHVRREGGVRTSAVGLISDARHASQVIESGQADAVMLGRKLLRDPNFPQRAAIELGLDAHTAGGLVPPQYNRARWHDEVDS; encoded by the coding sequence GTGACCGCTTCCAGTACTCCCGCCCTGTTCAGCCCGCTCAGCATCCGTTCGACCGTCTTCCGCAACCGCATCTGGGCCGCGCCCATGTGCCAGTACGCCGTGGACCTCGAAGACGGCGTGCCCACCGACTGGCACCTCGTGCACCTGGGCTCCATCGCCCGCGGCGGAGCGGGCCTCGTCATGACGGAGGCGACCGGGGTGAGCCCCGAGGGCCGGATCTCCGCCGAGGACACCGGGATCTACACGGATGAGCAGCGCGACGTCTGGGCCCGCATCGTCGACTTCATCCACTCCCAGGGGGCCGCCGCGGGCATCCAGCTGGCCCATGCAGGTCGCAAGGCCTCGGTGTTCCGCGAGTGGGGAGATCAGGATGGCACGCGGCCCGTCTCGGAAGGAGGCTGGCAGACGCTCGCCCCCTCCGCCATCGCGTTCGACGGCTATGACACGCCCGTCGCGCTCGACAGCGCCGGGATCGACGGCGTCGTCGACGACTTCGTCTCCGCAGCCCACCGCTCCGTCGAGGCCGGCTTCGACGTCATCGAGGTCCACGCCGCGCACGGCTACCTGCTGCACCAGTTCCTGTCGCCCCTGTCCAATCTGCGCGACGACGAATACGGCGGCAGCCTCGAGAACCGGGCACGCCTGCTGCTGCGCGTCGTCACCGCCGTGCGCGCCGCCATCGGCGAGGAGAAGGTGCTCTTCGTGCGCTTCTCCGGCACCGACTGGGTCGAGGGGGCCTGGGACGTCGAACAGACCACTACGGTCGCCCGCTGGGCGAGCGAGGCCGGAGCCGACCTCTTCGACATCTCCACAGGCGGCGTCGTCGACGGGGTGAAGATCTCCGTCGGACCCGGATACCAGGTTCCCTTCGCCGAGCATGTGCGCCGCGAGGGCGGCGTGCGCACATCCGCCGTCGGCCTCATCTCGGATGCCCGTCACGCATCACAGGTGATCGAATCCGGTCAGGCGGATGCCGTCATGCTGGGGCGCAAGCTGCTGCGCGACCCGAACTTCCCGCAGAGGGCAGCGATCGAGCTCGGGCTCGACGCACACACGGCGGGCGGACTCGTGCCACCGCAGTACAACCGCGCGCGCTGGCACGACGAAGTCGACTCCTGA
- a CDS encoding glycosyltransferase 87 family protein, protein MTRTTLRTPGRRWLWPAFLAVNVWLCWVAYAGPGYALGDVYLYRWWVELGLSGGPWVGIDTAWVYPVLALAPLVAAAVAGIDGYVLSWLMLVVLLNGVALAAVTGWTGRARNLGAGWWWAVFLLLLGPIAVGRVDSITAPLAVIAVALLAKHPVVAGILLAAATWIKVWPAALIAAVLVVSRDRWRMLAGTIAASVAVVCGSLALGGANSLLSFVTQQAGRGLQIEAPVSAPWLWMGVGGVPGTGLYYDDGILTYQVRGDGVDIVAQLMTPLLALVAVAIAVLAVWLLGRGAKPAALLPPFALALVTALIAVNKVGSPQFVAWLAAPIVLGLVAHAAGRASSFRVPALIVAVIAGLTQAVYPYLYGYLLNLDPVILSVLTARNVLEFVLLAWSVRAMVTAPRGRRGGA, encoded by the coding sequence GTGACGCGCACGACCCTGCGGACGCCCGGCAGGAGATGGCTGTGGCCCGCCTTCCTGGCGGTGAATGTGTGGTTGTGCTGGGTCGCCTACGCGGGCCCCGGCTACGCCCTCGGCGATGTGTACCTGTACCGCTGGTGGGTGGAGCTGGGCCTGAGCGGCGGCCCGTGGGTCGGCATCGACACCGCCTGGGTGTACCCGGTGCTCGCTCTGGCCCCTCTGGTGGCCGCTGCGGTCGCCGGAATCGACGGCTACGTGCTCTCGTGGCTGATGCTCGTCGTGCTGCTGAACGGTGTCGCCCTCGCCGCAGTGACCGGATGGACGGGCCGTGCCCGCAATCTGGGCGCCGGATGGTGGTGGGCGGTGTTCCTGCTGCTGCTGGGCCCGATCGCCGTGGGGCGCGTCGACTCGATCACGGCACCGCTCGCCGTCATCGCGGTCGCGCTTCTCGCCAAGCATCCTGTTGTGGCGGGCATCCTGCTGGCCGCCGCGACCTGGATCAAGGTCTGGCCGGCCGCGCTCATCGCCGCCGTGCTCGTGGTTAGCAGGGACAGATGGCGGATGCTCGCGGGCACGATCGCCGCGAGCGTCGCGGTCGTCTGCGGGTCGCTCGCCCTCGGCGGGGCGAACAGTCTGCTCTCCTTCGTCACCCAACAGGCGGGCCGCGGCCTGCAGATCGAGGCACCGGTGAGCGCACCGTGGCTGTGGATGGGGGTGGGGGGGGTTCCCGGCACGGGGCTCTATTACGACGACGGCATCCTCACCTATCAGGTGCGGGGCGACGGCGTCGATATCGTGGCTCAGCTGATGACGCCGCTCCTGGCGCTCGTCGCCGTCGCGATCGCCGTGCTGGCCGTGTGGCTGCTGGGGAGGGGCGCGAAGCCGGCAGCGCTGCTGCCGCCGTTCGCGCTCGCCCTTGTGACGGCGCTCATCGCCGTCAACAAGGTCGGGTCGCCGCAGTTCGTGGCATGGCTGGCGGCGCCGATCGTGCTCGGACTCGTGGCGCACGCCGCTGGCAGGGCGTCGTCGTTTCGGGTGCCCGCGCTCATCGTTGCGGTCATCGCCGGGCTCACCCAGGCCGTGTACCCGTATCTGTACGGCTACCTGCTGAACCTGGACCCGGTCATCCTGTCGGTGCTGACCGCTCGCAATGTGCTCGAGTTCGTGCTGCTGGCCTGGTCCGTTCGCGCCATGGTGACGGCCCCGCGAGGGCGCCGCGGTGGCGCGTAG
- a CDS encoding response regulator, giving the protein MTPTRGDTAQPRLIRLGIVDDHRLVLDGISSHLHMSHPDIRVVAAETTWVGLLAHPEFPVDVVLLDLSLGDGIPIATKVQALAPTGVAIVVMSRHSDAITVQSALHAGALSFVPKSDDTVELVTAIRAAAAGRRHRPRSVAHATIDAIAPSTPGLGARELRALMLYSTGRTVKDVAALMATTEETVKSYLKRARRKYLRAGVDLGTRVLLRRHAIREGWLSPE; this is encoded by the coding sequence GTGACGCCCACTCGCGGCGACACCGCTCAGCCGCGCCTGATCCGGCTCGGCATCGTCGACGACCATCGGCTGGTCCTCGACGGCATCTCGTCGCATCTGCACATGAGCCATCCCGACATCCGTGTCGTCGCCGCAGAGACCACATGGGTGGGCCTTCTGGCGCATCCGGAGTTCCCCGTCGACGTCGTGCTGTTGGACCTGTCGCTCGGAGACGGCATCCCCATCGCCACAAAAGTTCAGGCGCTCGCGCCGACAGGCGTCGCGATCGTCGTCATGAGCAGACACTCGGATGCCATCACGGTGCAGAGCGCGCTGCATGCGGGCGCCCTCTCCTTCGTGCCCAAATCGGATGACACCGTCGAACTCGTCACGGCCATCCGTGCGGCCGCGGCGGGCCGCCGTCACCGACCCCGCTCGGTCGCCCACGCCACCATCGACGCGATCGCCCCGTCGACGCCCGGGCTCGGCGCCCGCGAGTTGCGCGCGCTCATGCTCTACTCGACCGGTCGCACGGTCAAGGATGTCGCCGCCCTGATGGCCACCACCGAGGAGACCGTCAAGTCGTACCTCAAGCGGGCCAGGCGCAAGTATCTGCGGGCGGGCGTCGACCTCGGCACGAGGGTGCTCCTTCGCCGCCACGCCATCCGGGAGGGCTGGCTGAGCCCCGAATAG
- a CDS encoding hemolysin family protein gives MTDWWGIAWLFILLLANAFFVGAEFAVISARRSQIEPKAEAGSRAAKTTLYAMEHATLMLATSQLGITVCSLLILNVSEPAIHHLLELPLQLTGWSEEVIGTLAFIVTLVLVSFLHVVFGEMVPKNLSFSLPDRMALLLAPPLVWVSRVFRHVIWALNATANGVLLLFRVQPKSEATSSYTVDEVANIVAHSTREGVLTDRTGALSNAFEFTQKKVRDIEVGMGDLVSLSEAATPADVERAVAQHGFSRYVLVDDEGEPTGYLHLKDVIDLDDTGEFLEPVPPKRIRQLISIYRDMELEDALAAMRRSGVHIARVFEESGATRGVLFLEDIIEELVGEVQDATRRL, from the coding sequence ATGACCGATTGGTGGGGTATCGCCTGGCTGTTCATCCTTCTGCTTGCCAATGCCTTCTTCGTCGGTGCCGAGTTCGCGGTGATCTCCGCGCGGCGATCGCAGATCGAGCCGAAGGCGGAGGCGGGTTCGCGCGCCGCGAAGACGACGCTCTACGCGATGGAGCATGCGACGCTCATGTTGGCGACGAGCCAGCTGGGCATCACGGTGTGCTCGCTTCTCATCCTGAACGTCTCAGAGCCGGCCATCCACCACCTGTTGGAGCTTCCGCTGCAGCTGACCGGCTGGTCGGAGGAGGTCATCGGCACTCTCGCGTTCATCGTGACGCTCGTGCTGGTCTCCTTCCTGCATGTGGTGTTCGGCGAGATGGTTCCGAAGAACCTGTCGTTCTCGCTGCCCGATCGCATGGCTCTGCTGTTGGCTCCGCCGCTCGTGTGGGTCTCGCGCGTGTTCCGTCACGTGATCTGGGCGCTGAACGCCACGGCGAACGGGGTTCTGCTGCTCTTCCGCGTTCAGCCGAAGAGTGAGGCGACCAGCTCGTACACGGTCGACGAGGTCGCCAACATCGTCGCACATTCCACGCGCGAGGGTGTGCTCACCGACCGCACGGGAGCGCTCAGCAACGCCTTCGAGTTCACGCAGAAGAAGGTGCGTGACATCGAGGTGGGTATGGGCGATCTGGTGAGCCTCTCGGAGGCGGCCACGCCGGCCGATGTGGAGCGCGCCGTAGCCCAGCACGGCTTCTCTCGCTATGTGCTCGTCGACGATGAGGGTGAGCCGACCGGCTACCTGCATCTGAAGGATGTCATCGACCTCGACGACACGGGTGAGTTCCTGGAGCCTGTGCCGCCGAAGCGCATCCGCCAGCTCATCTCCATCTACCGCGACATGGAACTCGAGGATGCCCTCGCTGCGATGCGCCGCTCAGGTGTGCACATCGCGCGGGTGTTCGAGGAGTCGGGCGCCACGCGCGGCGTGCTGTTCCTTGAGGACATCATCGAGGAGCTGGTCGGCGAAGTGCAGGACGCCACCCGCCGACTGTAG
- a CDS encoding response regulator, whose protein sequence is MSASEPLRLAIVDDHKMLLGALTEWVRSAAPDINLVAAVSTWPELLSHPDFPVDVVLLDLDLKDNLPISLKISTLKTTGVKTVLMSTYSEPNVVREALAAGALGYLVKSEDASMIVEAIRAAAKNESFISAELDLALNSTEVGGAPKLSAQERRVMALYGGGEPVKAVAFQLGISEETAKSYLKRIREKYRIAGIDVGTKVALRKRAIADGILLRGEAPRDF, encoded by the coding sequence GTGTCAGCTTCAGAACCGCTTCGGCTCGCCATCGTCGACGACCACAAGATGTTGCTCGGAGCGCTGACCGAATGGGTGAGATCCGCAGCTCCCGACATCAACCTCGTTGCGGCCGTCTCCACCTGGCCCGAGCTGCTCTCACACCCCGACTTCCCCGTCGACGTCGTACTGCTCGACCTCGACCTCAAAGACAATCTGCCGATCTCGCTGAAGATCTCCACGCTCAAGACGACGGGCGTCAAGACCGTGCTCATGAGCACCTACTCCGAGCCGAACGTCGTGCGTGAGGCGCTCGCGGCGGGCGCACTCGGCTACCTCGTCAAGAGCGAGGACGCGTCGATGATCGTCGAGGCGATCAGGGCAGCAGCCAAGAACGAGTCATTCATCTCGGCGGAACTCGACCTGGCCCTCAACTCGACAGAGGTCGGCGGCGCACCCAAACTGAGCGCGCAGGAGCGCCGCGTCATGGCGCTCTACGGCGGCGGCGAACCCGTCAAGGCGGTCGCGTTCCAGCTGGGCATCTCCGAGGAGACCGCCAAGTCATACCTCAAGCGCATCCGTGAGAAGTACCGCATCGCCGGAATCGATGTCGGCACGAAGGTGGCGCTGCGTAAGCGCGCCATCGCCGACGGCATCCTGCTGCGTGGCGAGGCCCCGCGCGACTTCTAG
- a CDS encoding ATP-binding protein — protein sequence MDPLARERDRLLQRSARMIGLGCTIVSLLCFLVPGLLEPEIYVAIIPLFVVLIAVFITLGNSRSLLLIAAGILVGLAILFVVQMPGDTGATPALLGAMAPLAAGTMASFAMVLMGSRLRVIMLVGAFILTMTLMITAAPGSELVARSAIVVVFGWALVTLFAYWLSSSVPRAARRINSIGRAHRAERRASETEAQRRQGARLLHDTVLATLTLLAHSGIGVAPESMRQQAADDARLLRQLRLGVTTPPTASGSYNLEPVAETPLGTTLESVKQRFGRMGLEVSWHGTGHVLLPSDVLDAFLLALSECLENVRRHAKVSDAHVTITEDETTIRAMVTDSGVGFDLGSLTEQNLGYKESIVGRLREVGGNARLFSSPGAGTTVVLEVPRA from the coding sequence GTGGATCCCCTAGCCCGAGAGCGCGATCGCCTCCTGCAGCGGTCCGCACGCATGATCGGTCTGGGCTGCACGATCGTGTCGCTCCTGTGCTTCCTCGTGCCGGGGCTTCTCGAGCCCGAGATCTACGTCGCCATCATCCCGCTGTTCGTGGTGCTCATCGCCGTGTTCATCACTCTCGGCAACTCCCGCTCGCTTCTGCTCATCGCCGCCGGCATCCTCGTGGGCCTTGCGATCCTGTTCGTCGTGCAGATGCCAGGCGACACGGGGGCGACGCCAGCGCTGCTGGGTGCGATGGCCCCGCTCGCCGCCGGCACCATGGCCTCCTTCGCGATGGTGCTCATGGGCAGCCGACTGCGGGTCATCATGCTCGTGGGCGCGTTCATCCTCACCATGACGCTCATGATCACGGCCGCACCGGGCAGCGAGCTCGTCGCGCGCAGCGCCATCGTTGTGGTCTTCGGTTGGGCCCTCGTCACACTCTTCGCCTACTGGCTCAGTTCGAGCGTGCCTCGGGCCGCCCGTCGCATCAACAGCATCGGACGTGCCCACAGGGCGGAGCGTCGGGCGAGCGAGACGGAGGCGCAGCGCCGCCAGGGCGCACGGCTGCTGCACGACACGGTTCTCGCGACGCTCACCCTGCTCGCCCACTCCGGCATCGGCGTCGCGCCCGAGTCGATGCGCCAGCAGGCGGCCGACGACGCGCGCCTGCTGCGCCAGCTGAGGCTCGGCGTGACGACCCCTCCGACGGCCTCGGGCAGCTACAACCTCGAACCCGTCGCCGAGACCCCGCTCGGCACGACCCTCGAGTCGGTCAAGCAGCGCTTCGGCCGCATGGGCCTCGAGGTGAGCTGGCACGGCACCGGTCACGTTCTGCTGCCGAGCGATGTGCTCGACGCGTTCCTCCTCGCCCTCTCCGAGTGTCTCGAGAACGTTCGCAGGCATGCGAAGGTGTCGGATGCCCATGTCACCATCACCGAAGACGAGACCACCATCAGGGCCATGGTCACCGATTCGGGCGTCGGCTTCGATCTCGGCAGCCTGACGGAGCAGAACCTCGGCTACAAGGAGTCCATTGTGGGCAGGCTCAGGGAGGTCGGCGGCAACGCCCGACTGTTCTCCTCGCCCGGCGCGGGAACGACCGTCGTGCTGGAGGTACCGCGGGCGTGA
- a CDS encoding ADP-dependent NAD(P)H-hydrate dehydratase: MEAFVEWSPSDAATMIARPGAHDDKYSRGVLGVMTGSEQYPGAAVLGVDSALRTGVGMVRYRGPERATNLVLQRHPEAVTAEGRVQAWLLGSGMGEPDDDMRRMLLDALSEKVPTVVDAGALGLLGHASGPVVATPHARELGRLLGVEPDEISADPARWCAVAAERLGAVVLLKGSRTHVAGPRGTRLACAEATPWLATAGTGDALGGILGALLATHSAGLAGGGEEAERMLVRLAATASLVHSLAALRASGGAPFTVLELNAAIPQTVAGLLSGIAE; the protein is encoded by the coding sequence ATGGAAGCCTTCGTGGAGTGGTCGCCGAGTGACGCCGCGACGATGATCGCCAGGCCGGGGGCGCACGACGACAAGTACTCGCGTGGCGTGCTCGGCGTCATGACCGGCTCGGAGCAGTACCCGGGCGCCGCAGTGCTCGGGGTTGATTCTGCGCTGCGCACGGGCGTGGGCATGGTGCGCTATCGCGGGCCGGAGCGGGCGACGAACCTCGTGCTGCAGCGGCACCCCGAGGCGGTGACGGCCGAGGGTCGCGTGCAGGCCTGGCTGCTCGGTTCCGGAATGGGTGAACCGGATGACGACATGAGGCGGATGCTACTGGACGCTCTCTCCGAGAAGGTTCCGACGGTCGTCGATGCCGGTGCGCTGGGCCTCCTGGGGCACGCATCCGGTCCCGTTGTGGCCACCCCGCACGCGCGCGAGCTGGGCCGCCTCCTCGGCGTCGAGCCCGACGAGATCTCCGCAGACCCGGCGCGCTGGTGCGCCGTCGCCGCCGAACGGCTGGGCGCCGTCGTGCTGCTCAAGGGCAGCCGCACCCATGTCGCCGGCCCGCGCGGCACGCGACTGGCGTGCGCCGAGGCGACACCGTGGCTCGCGACGGCCGGAACGGGCGACGCGCTGGGCGGCATCCTCGGCGCGCTGCTCGCCACGCATTCTGCGGGCCTCGCAGGCGGGGGAGAGGAGGCGGAGCGGATGCTCGTGCGACTGGCCGCGACGGCGTCGCTCGTGCACTCGCTCGCCGCACTGCGGGCATCCGGCGGCGCGCCCTTCACGGTGTTGGAGCTGAACGCCGCCATCCCGCAGACGGTGGCCGGTCTGCTGTCGGGGATCGCCGAGTGA
- the metX gene encoding homoserine O-acetyltransferase MetX produces MDWQTPEDSVPSSFITEANSRALLGKPPATGAWREGDPAGRRRFASLGTLPLERGGHIPHLRVAFETWGELDDDGANAILVLHALTGDSHLVGPPGLGHPTAGWWSGLVGPGRYIDTNRWFVVAPNMLGGCQGTTGPSSHTTDGFEWGPRFPYITIRDQVDAQVALSDSLGIRRWAAVIGGSMGGMHSLEWAVGHPDRLDRVAVLAAPPLSSADQIALNSVQIEAIRMDERFAGGDYYEAADGEGPYRGLALARRMALLNYRSPAELNARFQRSWQSEISPLGDTGRFAVESYLDFHGNKFTRRFDANSYITLVEAMNSHDIGRDRGGIDAALGRATAKALVLGIDSDRLFPVPDQRLIARGLSGNIDGDDAVVIHSDFGHDGFLIEDDLVGPQLVRLLES; encoded by the coding sequence ATGGACTGGCAGACACCCGAAGACAGCGTTCCCTCGAGCTTCATCACAGAGGCGAACAGCCGTGCGCTGCTCGGCAAGCCGCCGGCCACCGGCGCCTGGCGCGAGGGCGACCCGGCAGGGCGCCGCCGCTTCGCCAGTCTCGGCACGCTTCCGCTAGAACGCGGAGGGCACATCCCTCACCTGCGTGTCGCCTTCGAGACGTGGGGCGAACTCGACGACGACGGTGCGAACGCGATCCTCGTGCTGCACGCCCTGACCGGCGACAGCCACCTTGTCGGCCCTCCCGGGCTCGGGCATCCGACTGCCGGCTGGTGGTCCGGCCTCGTCGGGCCGGGCAGGTACATCGACACGAACAGGTGGTTCGTCGTCGCGCCCAACATGCTCGGCGGTTGCCAGGGCACGACGGGCCCGTCATCGCACACGACCGACGGCTTCGAGTGGGGCCCGCGCTTTCCGTACATCACCATCCGCGACCAGGTCGACGCACAGGTCGCCCTCAGCGATTCGCTCGGCATCAGGCGCTGGGCGGCCGTCATCGGCGGCTCCATGGGCGGGATGCATTCACTCGAGTGGGCGGTCGGCCACCCCGACAGGCTCGATCGTGTTGCGGTGCTCGCCGCTCCCCCGCTGAGCAGCGCCGACCAGATCGCCCTCAACTCGGTGCAGATCGAGGCCATCCGCATGGACGAGCGCTTCGCCGGCGGCGACTACTACGAGGCCGCCGACGGAGAGGGCCCCTACCGCGGCCTCGCGCTGGCCCGCCGCATGGCCCTGCTCAACTATCGTTCCCCCGCCGAACTCAATGCCCGCTTCCAGCGCAGCTGGCAGAGCGAGATCAGCCCGCTGGGAGACACCGGTCGTTTCGCCGTCGAGAGCTACCTCGACTTCCACGGCAACAAGTTCACCCGCCGCTTCGACGCGAACTCGTACATCACGCTCGTCGAGGCCATGAACTCGCATGACATCGGGCGCGATCGCGGCGGCATCGATGCCGCTCTCGGCCGCGCGACGGCCAAGGCGCTCGTGCTCGGTATCGACAGTGACAGGCTTTTTCCCGTTCCCGACCAGCGGCTCATCGCGCGTGGGCTCTCCGGCAACATCGACGGCGACGACGCGGTCGTCATCCACTCCGACTTCGGCCACGACGGCTTCCTCATCGAGGATGACCTCGTCGGCCCCCAGCTCGTGCGACTCCTCGAGTCGTGA
- a CDS encoding hemolysin family protein: protein MHELTLLGIGLVLTIGTGLFVASEFSLVNLERSELEARQARGETRLGMTIAALRHTSTHLSSAQLGITLTTLLTGYTLEPAFSGMLAGPLSTLPFPSEVTRGIAAVIAVSVATLLSMIIGELVPKNFALALPIATAKLVVPFQTAFTWTFRPAVVLLNNTANVILRSVGIEPKEELSSARTAEELRSLVRRSAKEGTLEVDTATLLSRTLVFSEHVAADVMTPRPRVASVDRTDSAQVVIELAKSTGLSRFPVIDDSIDDVVGVVHVKQAVAVPREKRADVPASALQGSALRVPETMKLDSLLGELRQRGYQMAIVVDEYGGTAGVATLEDLVEELVGEVADEHDRARAGVVRSRGWLTFPGMLRPDELLERADVVVSEDGPYETVAGFIMSELGRLAVVGDTVRVDAGEFRVERMDGRRIDRVRFTPDPDAPASEGVERR, encoded by the coding sequence ATGCACGAGTTGACTCTGCTGGGCATCGGCCTGGTGCTCACCATCGGAACCGGCCTCTTCGTCGCATCCGAGTTCTCTCTCGTCAATCTCGAACGCTCCGAGCTCGAAGCGCGCCAGGCGCGTGGCGAGACGCGGCTCGGCATGACCATCGCGGCGCTCAGGCACACCTCGACGCACCTGTCGAGTGCGCAGCTGGGCATCACGCTGACGACGCTGCTGACCGGGTACACGCTCGAGCCGGCGTTCAGCGGCATGCTCGCTGGCCCGCTCAGCACGCTCCCGTTCCCTTCGGAGGTGACGCGCGGGATCGCGGCCGTCATCGCGGTGAGCGTCGCCACGCTGCTCTCGATGATCATCGGCGAGCTGGTGCCCAAGAACTTCGCGCTCGCCCTGCCGATCGCGACGGCCAAGCTTGTGGTGCCGTTCCAGACCGCGTTCACCTGGACGTTCCGGCCCGCTGTGGTGCTGCTGAACAACACGGCCAACGTCATCCTGCGCTCTGTCGGCATCGAGCCGAAGGAGGAGCTGTCGTCGGCGCGAACCGCCGAGGAGTTGCGGTCGCTTGTGCGTCGTTCGGCGAAGGAGGGCACGCTCGAGGTCGACACGGCCACGCTGCTCTCGCGCACGCTCGTGTTCAGCGAGCATGTCGCCGCCGACGTCATGACGCCGCGACCCCGCGTGGCGAGCGTGGACCGCACCGATTCGGCCCAGGTGGTCATCGAGTTGGCCAAGAGCACGGGCCTGTCGCGTTTTCCGGTCATCGACGACAGCATCGATGACGTCGTCGGTGTCGTGCACGTGAAGCAGGCGGTCGCGGTTCCGCGCGAGAAGCGGGCGGATGTTCCGGCTTCGGCACTGCAGGGTTCGGCTCTGCGGGTTCCTGAGACCATGAAGCTCGACTCCCTGCTGGGTGAGCTGCGGCAGCGCGGCTATCAGATGGCGATCGTCGTCGACGAGTACGGCGGAACGGCCGGGGTCGCCACGCTGGAGGATCTGGTGGAGGAGCTTGTCGGTGAGGTCGCCGACGAGCACGATCGTGCCCGTGCGGGCGTCGTGCGTTCGCGCGGCTGGTTGACGTTCCCCGGCATGCTGCGCCCCGATGAGCTTCTGGAGCGGGCGGATGTCGTGGTGTCGGAGGACGGACCCTACGAGACGGTCGCCGGCTTCATCATGAGCGAGCTGGGCCGTCTGGCCGTGGTGGGCGACACCGTGCGTGTCGACGCCGGCGAGTTCAGGGTCGAGCGCATGGACGGCCGCCGCATCGACCGCGTGCGTTTCACCCCCGACCCGGATGCGCCGGCGAGTGAAGGGGTTGAGCGACGATGA